The following coding sequences are from one Verrucosispora sp. WMMD573 window:
- a CDS encoding enoyl-CoA hydratase-related protein, whose product MGEFVRLETRDGIGTIRLERPPMNALNTQVQEELRAAATAATADDGVRAVIVYGGEKVFAAGADIKEMADMSYVDMAGRAADLSSALGAIARIPKPVVAAITGYALGGGCELALACDWRVVAEDAKLGQPEIKLGIIPGAGGTQRLARLVGPARAKDLIMSGRMVDAPEALRIGLADRIAPAAEVYDTAVAMVRPYLTGPVQALRAAKLAVDGGLDMDLNSGLAWESQLFAALFATDDRREGMAAFVAKRKPDFTGR is encoded by the coding sequence GTGGGCGAGTTCGTGCGGCTGGAGACCCGGGACGGCATCGGCACCATCCGGCTGGAGCGGCCGCCGATGAACGCCCTCAACACCCAGGTGCAGGAGGAGTTGCGCGCCGCCGCCACCGCCGCGACCGCCGACGACGGCGTCCGTGCGGTCATCGTGTACGGCGGCGAGAAGGTCTTCGCCGCCGGCGCGGACATCAAGGAGATGGCGGACATGTCCTACGTGGACATGGCAGGGCGGGCCGCCGACCTGTCGAGCGCGCTCGGCGCGATCGCCCGCATCCCCAAGCCCGTCGTCGCCGCGATCACCGGCTACGCCCTCGGCGGCGGCTGCGAACTGGCGCTGGCCTGTGACTGGCGGGTGGTGGCCGAGGACGCCAAGCTCGGCCAGCCCGAGATCAAGCTGGGCATCATCCCCGGTGCGGGAGGCACCCAGCGGCTCGCCCGGCTGGTCGGGCCGGCCCGCGCCAAGGATCTGATCATGTCGGGTCGGATGGTGGACGCGCCGGAGGCGTTGCGGATCGGCCTGGCCGACCGGATCGCCCCGGCGGCCGAGGTGTACGACACCGCGGTGGCGATGGTGCGGCCGTACCTGACCGGTCCGGTGCAGGCGCTGCGGGCGGCGAAGCTGGCCGTCGACGGTGGCCTGGACATGGATCTGAACTCGGGTCTGGCCTGGGAGAGCCAGCTCTTCGCGGCGCTGTTCGCCACCGACGACCGGCGCGAGGGGATGGCGGCCTTCGTGGCGAAGCGCAAGCCGGACTTCACCGGACGCTGA
- a CDS encoding acetolactate synthase: MTERIEGHGGELAIAALRAYGVREMFTLSGGHVFPLYDAAHKTDFPIYDVRHEQSAVFAAEAVAKLQRRPGLAVLTAGPGVTNGISGLTSAFFNASPVLVLGGRAPQFRWGSGSLQEMDHLPLVAPVTKHAETVFSADDIPRAVAAALTTALTPHRGPVFLDFPLEAIFSVGDAELPAGPQLSPLEADPAEVARAAALIAGAARPVIIAGSDVWTGDAVDELRAAAEALTVPVFTNGMGRGALPPEHPLAFAKARRVALSNADVVVVIGTPLDFRLSFGDFGEAQVVHIVDAPSQRAGHVQPAAAPAGDLRGILTALAEHPGDRVDHDDWVAQLRTAEDAAKARDAEEMAAETDPIRPARIYGELRKVLARDAVTIGDGGDFVSYAGRYLEPAQPGTWLDPGPYGCLGTGMGYAMGARVTHPDRQVCVLMGDGAAGFSLMDVESLARQKLPVVIVVGNNGIWGLEKHPMRAMYGYDVAADLQPELRYDQVVGALGGAGETVAKAAELGPALQRAFDAGVPYLVNVLTDPADAYPRSSNLA; encoded by the coding sequence ATGACGGAGCGGATCGAAGGCCACGGCGGGGAACTCGCCATCGCGGCGCTGCGCGCGTACGGGGTGCGGGAGATGTTCACCCTCTCCGGCGGGCACGTGTTCCCGCTCTACGATGCCGCGCACAAGACCGACTTCCCGATCTACGACGTGCGGCACGAGCAGTCCGCCGTCTTCGCCGCCGAGGCGGTGGCGAAGCTCCAGCGCCGACCCGGGCTGGCGGTGCTCACCGCCGGTCCCGGCGTGACCAACGGCATCTCCGGTCTGACCAGCGCCTTCTTCAACGCCTCGCCGGTGCTCGTGCTGGGCGGCCGGGCACCCCAGTTCCGCTGGGGCTCGGGCAGCCTCCAGGAGATGGACCACCTCCCGCTGGTCGCCCCGGTCACCAAGCACGCGGAGACGGTGTTCAGCGCGGACGACATCCCCCGGGCGGTGGCCGCCGCGCTGACCACCGCCCTCACCCCACACCGGGGGCCGGTGTTCCTCGACTTCCCGCTGGAGGCGATCTTCTCGGTCGGCGACGCGGAGCTGCCGGCCGGGCCGCAGCTCAGCCCGCTCGAAGCCGACCCCGCCGAGGTGGCCCGCGCCGCCGCGCTGATCGCGGGCGCGGCACGTCCGGTGATCATCGCCGGATCGGACGTGTGGACCGGTGACGCCGTCGACGAACTGCGGGCCGCGGCCGAGGCGCTCACCGTGCCGGTCTTCACCAACGGCATGGGTCGGGGCGCCCTGCCACCGGAGCACCCGTTGGCGTTCGCCAAGGCCCGTCGGGTGGCCCTGTCCAACGCCGACGTGGTCGTGGTGATCGGCACCCCGTTGGACTTCCGGCTATCCTTCGGTGACTTCGGCGAGGCCCAGGTGGTGCACATCGTCGACGCGCCCAGCCAGCGGGCCGGGCACGTACAGCCCGCCGCTGCCCCCGCCGGTGACCTGCGCGGCATCCTCACCGCCCTGGCCGAGCACCCCGGCGACCGGGTCGACCACGACGACTGGGTCGCCCAGTTGCGGACCGCGGAGGACGCCGCGAAGGCCCGCGACGCCGAGGAGATGGCGGCCGAGACCGACCCGATCCGCCCGGCCCGGATCTACGGCGAGCTGCGCAAGGTGCTCGCCCGCGACGCGGTCACCATCGGCGACGGCGGCGACTTCGTCTCGTACGCGGGGCGGTACCTGGAGCCGGCCCAGCCCGGCACCTGGCTCGACCCTGGACCATACGGCTGCCTCGGCACCGGCATGGGCTACGCGATGGGCGCCCGGGTCACCCACCCGGACCGGCAGGTCTGTGTGCTGATGGGCGACGGCGCGGCCGGCTTCTCGCTGATGGACGTGGAGTCGCTGGCCCGGCAGAAACTGCCGGTGGTCATCGTGGTCGGCAACAACGGCATCTGGGGCCTGGAGAAGCACCCGATGCGGGCCATGTACGGCTACGACGTGGCCGCCGATCTCCAGCCCGAGCTGCGCTACGACCAGGTGGTCGGGGCGCTCGGCGGTGCGGGCGAGACGGTCGCCAAGGCCGCCGAGCTGGGGCCGGCCCTGCAACGGGCCTTCGACGCCGGGGTGCCGTACCTGGTCAACGTGCTCACCGACCCGGCCGACGCTTACCCCCGCTCCTCGAACCTGGCGTGA
- a CDS encoding PLD nuclease N-terminal domain-containing protein, whose translation MARLYILLFLVQVVLAVCALISCLSAEEDGIRHLPRIAWLLIILFFPLVGSIAWFVAGRERKPVGGSTSWAAGARPAERPRPVAPDDDPEFLRSIEERSRREDQELFRRWEEDLRKREDDLRKREGEPPREEPRPEL comes from the coding sequence ATGGCCCGGCTGTACATCCTTCTCTTCCTGGTGCAGGTCGTCCTCGCCGTCTGTGCCCTGATCAGCTGCCTCTCCGCCGAGGAGGACGGCATCCGCCACCTCCCCCGGATCGCCTGGCTGCTGATCATCCTGTTCTTCCCGCTGGTCGGCTCGATCGCCTGGTTCGTCGCCGGCCGGGAGCGCAAGCCCGTCGGCGGATCGACGTCCTGGGCGGCGGGCGCACGCCCGGCCGAGCGTCCCCGGCCGGTCGCCCCGGACGACGACCCGGAGTTCCTTCGCTCGATCGAGGAGCGTTCACGCCGGGAGGACCAGGAACTCTTCCGCCGCTGGGAGGAGGACCTGCGCAAACGCGAGGACGACCTGCGCAAACGCGAGGGCGAGCCACCGCGCGAGGAGCCCCGCCCCGAGCTGTAG
- a CDS encoding DUF202 domain-containing protein codes for MSTVRDPGLQPERTRLAWRRTLLTLTVVALLTVRLALTGGPGGAAPAALTILGWGMVVTLCWRRATGSGVPRVGGRLLALVGLAAAGFALLGALLVLRGL; via the coding sequence ATGAGCACGGTCCGCGACCCGGGGCTGCAACCCGAACGCACCCGGCTTGCCTGGCGGCGCACCCTGCTCACGCTGACCGTGGTGGCGCTGCTGACCGTCCGGCTCGCGCTCACCGGCGGCCCAGGCGGGGCCGCACCGGCCGCGCTGACCATCCTCGGCTGGGGCATGGTCGTCACGCTCTGTTGGCGACGGGCCACCGGCAGCGGCGTACCCCGTGTCGGCGGTCGACTCCTCGCCCTGGTGGGGCTGGCCGCCGCCGGATTCGCACTCCTCGGAGCGCTGCTGGTGCTGCGCGGGCTGTGA
- a CDS encoding DUF202 domain-containing protein produces MWQMIRNWFDPQEMRSVGSTPDYRFSLANERTFLAWLRTGLALIAGGLAAAQFLPTLSLVHLREAIAVALLLLGGVVAIRAVDHWARTERAIRLGEELPASHFPAVLALTVGLGALALVGAVLAGAISG; encoded by the coding sequence GTGTGGCAGATGATCAGGAACTGGTTCGATCCGCAGGAGATGCGGTCGGTGGGTAGCACCCCCGACTACCGCTTCTCCCTGGCCAACGAACGCACCTTCCTGGCCTGGCTGCGTACCGGACTGGCGTTGATCGCCGGCGGACTCGCCGCCGCGCAGTTCCTGCCGACCCTGTCCCTGGTCCACCTGCGCGAGGCGATCGCCGTGGCGTTGCTGCTGCTCGGCGGCGTGGTCGCGATCCGGGCCGTCGACCACTGGGCCCGCACCGAACGGGCCATCCGGCTCGGCGAGGAGTTGCCCGCGTCCCACTTCCCGGCCGTCCTCGCCCTGACCGTCGGCCTCGGCGCGCTGGCGCTGGTGGGGGCGGTACTGGCCGGCGCGATCAGCGGATGA
- a CDS encoding GNAT family N-acetyltransferase: MTDLDATTLRVAYDTQLRPDLPDPVPDGVVIEPDGPVFRVRGLDQRGMVTYRDLGGLAGTELDELIARQVAVFRERGEPVEWKLHGHDEPADLPQRLRAAGFVPEEQETVVVGPVAPLASALPVLPEGVRLREVTGRADLDRIAALKLRVWGRDLSGLVDALAREIATDPQAITVVVAEAGEAMVSAGWVRYPVDSTFATLWGGSTLPQWRRKGIYRALVTYRARLAGARGRTLVQVDASNESRPVLERLGLVPVTTTTPYVYTP, translated from the coding sequence ATGACGGATCTTGACGCGACCACCCTGAGGGTGGCGTACGACACCCAGCTGCGGCCGGATCTGCCCGACCCGGTGCCTGACGGCGTCGTGATCGAGCCGGACGGTCCGGTGTTCCGGGTGCGGGGCCTGGATCAGCGGGGCATGGTGACCTACCGCGACCTCGGCGGGTTGGCCGGTACCGAGCTCGACGAGCTGATCGCCCGGCAGGTGGCGGTGTTCCGCGAGCGGGGTGAGCCGGTCGAGTGGAAGCTGCACGGCCATGACGAGCCGGCCGACCTGCCGCAGCGGCTGCGCGCCGCCGGATTCGTGCCGGAAGAGCAGGAGACCGTCGTGGTCGGCCCGGTCGCCCCGCTGGCCTCCGCGCTGCCGGTGTTGCCCGAGGGCGTACGCCTGCGGGAGGTGACCGGGCGCGCGGACCTGGACCGGATCGCGGCGCTCAAGTTGCGGGTGTGGGGGCGTGACCTGTCCGGACTGGTCGACGCGCTGGCCCGGGAGATCGCCACCGATCCGCAGGCGATCACGGTCGTGGTGGCCGAGGCGGGCGAGGCGATGGTCAGCGCCGGTTGGGTGCGGTACCCGGTCGACAGCACGTTCGCCACGTTGTGGGGCGGCTCGACGCTGCCGCAGTGGCGACGCAAGGGCATCTACCGGGCGTTGGTCACCTACCGGGCGCGGCTGGCCGGGGCGCGCGGCCGGACGCTGGTGCAGGTCGACGCGTCCAACGAGAGCCGCCCGGTGCTGGAGCGGCTCGGGCTTGTCCCGGTCACCACCACCACGCCCTACGTCTACACTCCGTGA
- a CDS encoding electron transfer flavoprotein subunit beta/FixA family protein has product MNIVVLVKQVPDSGADRNLRTDDNTVDRGSANNVINEMDEYAIEEALKIKEAHGGEVTILTMGPDRATESIRKALSMGPDKAVHVVDDALHGSCAVATSKVLAAALGQLNADLVLCGSESTDGRVQVMPHMLAERLGIAALTGARKLTVDGATLTVERQTEEGYEVVTASTPAIVSVWDTINEPRYPSFKGIMAAKKKPVQTLALTDLGVAANEVGFDGATSTVVEHSKRPPRSGGVKVTDEGSGGTQLVEFLATEKFV; this is encoded by the coding sequence ATGAACATCGTCGTACTCGTCAAGCAGGTGCCCGATTCGGGCGCGGACCGCAACCTGCGTACTGACGACAACACTGTCGACCGCGGTTCGGCGAACAACGTCATCAACGAGATGGACGAGTACGCCATCGAGGAGGCGTTGAAGATCAAGGAGGCGCACGGCGGCGAGGTGACCATCCTGACCATGGGTCCGGACCGGGCGACCGAGTCGATCCGCAAGGCGCTGTCGATGGGCCCGGACAAAGCGGTGCACGTCGTGGACGACGCCCTGCACGGCTCCTGCGCCGTCGCCACCTCGAAGGTGCTCGCCGCCGCGCTGGGGCAGCTCAACGCCGACCTGGTGCTCTGCGGCTCGGAGTCCACCGACGGGCGGGTGCAGGTGATGCCGCACATGCTCGCCGAGCGGCTCGGCATCGCGGCGCTGACCGGTGCCCGCAAGCTCACCGTCGACGGGGCCACGCTGACCGTGGAGCGGCAGACGGAGGAGGGCTACGAGGTGGTCACCGCCTCGACCCCGGCCATCGTCTCCGTGTGGGACACGATCAACGAGCCCCGGTACCCCTCGTTCAAGGGCATCATGGCCGCCAAGAAGAAGCCGGTGCAGACGCTCGCCCTGACCGACCTGGGCGTGGCCGCGAACGAGGTCGGCTTCGACGGAGCGACAAGCACCGTGGTCGAGCACAGCAAGCGTCCGCCGCGTTCGGGTGGCGTCAAGGTCACCGATGAGGGCTCCGGCGGCACGCAGCTCGTCGAGTTCCTCGCCACCGAGAAGTTCGTGTGA
- a CDS encoding electron transfer flavoprotein subunit alpha/FixB family protein: MSEVLVVVEATAEFGVKKVTLEMLTLARELGSPSAVVLGGAGAAEALAGKLGEYGAEKIYAAESDEIDGYLVAPKATVVAELVKRVQPAAVLLASSQEGKEIAARLAVKLDNGILTDVVGLAADGTATQVAFAGSTIVKSKVTRGLPLVTVRPNSVNPTPAAATAAVEQLTVAVTDSDKLAKVVDRVAEQKGSRPELTEAGVVVSGGRGVGNADNFKLVEELADLLGGAVGASRAAVDSGFYPHQFQVGQTGKTVSPQLYVALGISGAIQHRAGMQTSKTIVAVNKDGEAPIFELADFGVVGDLFKIVPQAAEEIRKRK, from the coding sequence ATGTCTGAGGTTCTCGTCGTCGTCGAAGCCACTGCGGAGTTCGGCGTCAAGAAGGTCACCCTGGAGATGCTCACCCTCGCCCGTGAGCTGGGTTCCCCGTCGGCGGTGGTGCTCGGCGGAGCCGGCGCCGCCGAGGCTCTCGCCGGCAAGCTGGGCGAGTACGGCGCGGAGAAGATCTACGCGGCCGAGAGTGACGAGATCGACGGTTACCTGGTGGCGCCGAAGGCCACCGTGGTCGCCGAACTGGTCAAGCGGGTGCAGCCGGCCGCCGTGCTGCTCGCCTCCTCGCAGGAGGGCAAGGAGATCGCCGCCCGGCTGGCGGTCAAGCTGGACAACGGCATCCTGACCGACGTGGTGGGCCTGGCTGCCGACGGCACCGCCACCCAGGTGGCCTTCGCCGGGTCGACAATCGTGAAGTCCAAGGTCACCCGGGGCCTGCCGCTGGTCACCGTCCGGCCGAACTCGGTCAACCCGACGCCGGCCGCGGCCACCGCCGCGGTCGAGCAGCTCACCGTCGCCGTCACCGACAGCGACAAGCTGGCCAAGGTCGTCGACCGGGTGGCCGAGCAGAAGGGTTCCCGCCCCGAGCTGACCGAGGCCGGCGTGGTCGTCTCCGGCGGTCGCGGTGTCGGTAACGCGGACAACTTCAAGCTGGTCGAGGAGCTGGCCGACCTGCTCGGCGGTGCCGTCGGCGCCTCCCGGGCCGCGGTCGACTCCGGCTTCTACCCGCACCAGTTCCAGGTGGGCCAGACCGGCAAGACGGTCTCCCCGCAGCTCTACGTCGCGCTGGGCATCTCCGGCGCGATTCAGCACCGGGCCGGCATGCAGACCTCGAAGACCATCGTCGCGGTCAACAAGGACGGCGAGGCGCCGATCTTCGAGCTGGCCGACTTCGGCGTGGTCGGCGACCTGTTCAAGATCGTTCCGCAGGCCGCCGAGGAGATCCGCAAGCGCAAGTGA
- a CDS encoding anti-sigma factor, with translation MQHLEHDRLVFLALGESEVDTSDRTHLDACPHCQAEVESLRHVAGLGAASQELRDLPDPPEHVWQGIMAEITAAKGLPRLAADRPGPDPADPVTTDPPTVSRRSRRGRWSRLATTAVTAVAAATVGVVGTAALLRDGTPAEPTVVASAPLAAYGSTPPTARGDARVLGSGELHLHVANLPAVPGYYEVWLINPRNMEMFSVGVLGDGSDVLLPLPPNVDLGQYSVVDVSAEQFDNNTAHSGDSLLRGSLTG, from the coding sequence GTGCAGCACCTGGAGCACGACCGGCTGGTATTTCTGGCGCTCGGTGAGAGTGAGGTGGACACCTCCGACCGCACCCACCTCGACGCCTGCCCGCACTGCCAGGCGGAAGTGGAGAGCCTGCGCCACGTCGCCGGCCTCGGTGCCGCCAGTCAGGAGCTGCGTGATCTGCCCGACCCGCCGGAGCACGTCTGGCAGGGCATCATGGCCGAGATCACGGCGGCGAAGGGCCTGCCCCGGCTCGCCGCCGACCGGCCAGGACCGGACCCGGCCGACCCGGTAACCACCGACCCGCCGACCGTGTCACGCCGGTCGCGGCGCGGGCGCTGGTCCCGGCTGGCCACGACGGCGGTCACAGCGGTCGCCGCCGCCACCGTCGGTGTGGTCGGCACGGCCGCCCTGCTGCGCGACGGTACGCCCGCCGAGCCGACCGTGGTGGCCAGCGCTCCGCTGGCGGCGTACGGGTCGACGCCACCGACGGCCCGGGGCGACGCCCGCGTGCTGGGCAGCGGCGAGTTGCACCTGCACGTGGCGAATCTCCCGGCCGTACCGGGGTATTACGAGGTCTGGCTCATCAACCCGCGAAACATGGAGATGTTCTCGGTCGGTGTGCTCGGCGACGGCTCCGACGTGCTGCTGCCGTTGCCGCCGAACGTCGACCTGGGGCAGTACTCGGTCGTCGACGTCTCGGCCGAGCAGTTCGACAACAACACCGCCCACTCCGGCGACAGCCTCCTGCGGGGCTCCCTGACGGGCTGA
- a CDS encoding RNA polymerase sigma factor, with protein sequence MTGVRQQPGTPEDELARRFRAGDELALREAYDRYGRAVLHLATSTLVNRSDAEDATQATFVAAWLGRETFDPTKGSLVGWLLGIGRRKVVDRLRSAARESRVVETVRQLPEPAPAGSDPDTVVDRLVVADELARLPDEQRRMLELAFFDDLTHQQIATVTGVPLGTVKSHIRRGMASLKRRWEVDGAAPGARPAGISGAR encoded by the coding sequence GTGACCGGGGTCCGGCAGCAACCGGGCACACCCGAGGACGAGCTGGCCCGCCGCTTCCGGGCCGGCGACGAGCTGGCGCTGCGTGAGGCGTACGACCGTTACGGTCGGGCCGTTCTCCACCTGGCCACCAGCACGCTGGTGAACCGCAGCGACGCGGAGGACGCGACGCAGGCCACGTTCGTGGCCGCCTGGCTCGGCCGGGAGACCTTCGATCCGACGAAGGGTTCACTGGTCGGCTGGCTGCTCGGCATCGGCCGGCGCAAGGTGGTCGACCGGCTCCGGTCCGCGGCCCGGGAGAGCCGGGTGGTCGAGACCGTACGCCAACTGCCCGAACCGGCACCCGCCGGCAGTGACCCGGACACCGTGGTCGACCGGCTGGTGGTGGCCGACGAGTTGGCACGGCTGCCGGACGAACAGCGACGCATGCTGGAATTGGCCTTCTTCGACGACCTGACCCACCAGCAGATAGCGACAGTGACCGGGGTGCCGCTCGGCACGGTCAAGAGTCACATCCGGCGGGGCATGGCAAGTCTGAAGCGCAGATGGGAGGTGGACGGTGCAGCACCTGGAGCACGACCGGCTGGTATTTCTGGCGCTCGGTGA
- a CDS encoding DUF4397 domain-containing protein has protein sequence MQFAYLRRVAAGGAVAALTFVGAGIATATPAYAADSKVSVVHGIPDTPVDVYVNGEKTLENFEPGDVAGPLDLPEGQYDLALTRPGEPIDQAILTADDAEVPGGANISIAAHLDADGEPTITPFVNDTAKVDAGKARLIVRHTAAAPAVDVRAGGSPVFEGLTNPNEAKGDVDAGGVSADVVLAGTDTVVIGPADLNLREGTATIVYAIGSAEAENLSVVAQTIDGLHSAPSGVPSGTGGQADTGLGTWWYALAGTGILLLVAGGARAAVVRSGRR, from the coding sequence ATGCAATTCGCGTACCTTCGCCGCGTCGCCGCGGGTGGCGCGGTCGCCGCGCTGACCTTCGTCGGCGCCGGCATCGCGACGGCGACCCCGGCGTACGCCGCCGACTCGAAGGTCTCCGTCGTGCACGGCATTCCGGACACCCCGGTCGACGTCTACGTCAACGGAGAAAAGACCCTGGAGAACTTCGAGCCCGGTGACGTGGCCGGGCCGCTGGACCTGCCCGAGGGGCAGTACGACCTCGCCCTGACCAGGCCGGGAGAGCCGATCGATCAGGCCATCCTCACCGCCGACGACGCCGAGGTGCCCGGCGGGGCGAACATCAGCATCGCCGCTCACCTCGACGCCGACGGTGAGCCCACGATCACCCCGTTCGTCAACGACACCGCGAAGGTCGACGCCGGCAAGGCCCGGCTGATCGTCCGGCACACCGCCGCCGCGCCGGCCGTGGACGTGCGGGCCGGCGGCAGCCCGGTCTTCGAGGGCCTCACCAACCCGAACGAGGCCAAGGGTGACGTGGACGCGGGCGGTGTCTCGGCGGACGTGGTGCTCGCCGGCACCGACACCGTGGTGATCGGGCCGGCCGACCTCAACCTGCGGGAGGGTACGGCGACGATCGTCTACGCCATCGGCTCCGCCGAGGCGGAGAACCTCTCCGTCGTGGCGCAGACCATCGACGGCCTGCACTCGGCGCCGTCCGGGGTGCCGAGCGGCACCGGCGGGCAGGCCGACACCGGCCTCGGCACCTGGTGGTACGCCCTGGCGGGCACCGGGATCCTGCTGCTGGTCGCGGGCGGTGCGCGGGCGGCTGTCGTCCGGTCGGGTCGCCGGTGA
- a CDS encoding class F sortase — translation MTVGKRGALAAVAAGAAALAVAAVGAVVSRPAGNVGVEQAAALASPTPSRAGPAVAVAPGALPDAAEPVRPVRLRIPAIGVTARVDPVGVDERTQEFDVPPSIDEIGWYRYGPGLEAESGSVVIAGHVDSAEQGKGAFYQLRELAPGDTVTATGDDGTERTYRVVAREEYDKTKIPLERYFARDGRARLTLITCGGPFDADARRYRDNIVVTAVPA, via the coding sequence GTGACCGTCGGCAAACGTGGGGCGCTGGCGGCGGTGGCCGCCGGCGCCGCCGCGCTCGCCGTGGCGGCGGTGGGGGCGGTCGTGTCCAGGCCGGCGGGGAACGTCGGCGTCGAGCAGGCCGCCGCCCTGGCCAGCCCCACGCCGTCGCGCGCCGGACCCGCCGTGGCGGTGGCCCCGGGTGCGCTGCCCGACGCCGCCGAACCGGTACGCCCGGTCCGGCTGCGCATCCCCGCGATCGGGGTCACCGCGCGGGTCGACCCGGTCGGCGTCGACGAGCGCACCCAGGAGTTCGACGTACCGCCCAGCATCGACGAGATCGGCTGGTACCGCTATGGCCCGGGACTGGAGGCGGAGTCCGGCTCGGTGGTGATCGCCGGGCACGTCGACAGCGCCGAGCAGGGCAAGGGTGCCTTCTACCAGCTGCGGGAGCTGGCGCCGGGCGACACCGTGACGGCCACCGGCGACGACGGCACCGAGCGCACCTACCGGGTGGTGGCCCGCGAAGAGTACGACAAGACGAAGATCCCGCTGGAACGTTACTTCGCCCGCGACGGCCGTGCCCGGCTGACGCTGATCACCTGTGGTGGGCCGTTCGACGCCGACGCCCGCCGCTACCGGGACAACATTGTGGTCACCGCCGTACCGGCCTGA
- a CDS encoding cysteine desulfurase family protein gives MAYLDHAATTPMLDEALEAYVATAREVGNASSLHASGRRARRRVEESRERVAAALGARPSEVIFTGGGTESDNLAVKGIFWARRDADAERCRVISSAVEHHAVLDAVEWLDRHEGAEVGWLPVDGAGRLRPDALRAELAEHGDRAALVTAMWANNEVGTVQRIGELAAVAAEYGVPFHTDAIQAVGQVPVDFAASGVAALTVTGHKLGGPVGVGALLLGRDVAAVPLLHGGGQERDVRSGTLDAAGIVAFAVAVEAAVKGQQEYATGLATLRDDLVRRVRQAVPEVVFNGDPTDRLPGNAHFSFPGCEGDALLLLLDAQGIACSTGSACSAGVAQPSHVLLAMGADDDRARSSLRFSLGHTSTTEDVDALIGALPGAVERARRAAAPRTPR, from the coding sequence ATGGCTTACCTGGATCATGCCGCGACCACTCCGATGCTCGACGAGGCATTGGAGGCGTACGTCGCGACCGCCCGCGAGGTCGGCAACGCGTCTTCCCTGCACGCGTCCGGCCGGCGCGCCCGTCGCCGGGTGGAGGAGTCGCGGGAGCGGGTGGCCGCCGCGCTGGGTGCCCGGCCATCCGAGGTGATCTTCACCGGTGGCGGCACCGAGAGTGACAACCTCGCGGTGAAGGGCATCTTCTGGGCGCGACGGGACGCCGACGCCGAGCGGTGTCGGGTGATCTCCAGTGCGGTCGAACACCACGCCGTCCTCGATGCGGTGGAGTGGCTGGACCGGCACGAGGGCGCCGAGGTGGGCTGGTTGCCCGTCGACGGGGCCGGCCGGCTGCGCCCGGACGCGCTCCGTGCGGAGCTGGCCGAACACGGCGACCGGGCGGCGCTGGTCACCGCCATGTGGGCCAACAACGAGGTCGGCACCGTCCAGCGGATCGGCGAGTTGGCCGCCGTGGCCGCCGAGTACGGCGTGCCGTTCCACACCGACGCCATCCAGGCGGTCGGTCAGGTGCCTGTCGATTTCGCCGCCAGCGGCGTCGCCGCGCTCACCGTGACCGGCCACAAGCTCGGCGGCCCGGTCGGGGTCGGCGCGTTGCTGCTGGGCCGGGACGTGGCTGCGGTACCCCTGCTGCACGGCGGGGGACAGGAGCGGGACGTGCGTTCCGGCACCCTCGACGCGGCCGGCATCGTCGCCTTCGCGGTCGCCGTCGAAGCGGCCGTCAAGGGCCAGCAGGAGTACGCAACCGGGCTGGCCACGCTCCGCGACGACCTGGTGCGGCGGGTCCGCCAGGCGGTCCCCGAGGTGGTCTTCAACGGCGACCCGACCGACCGGCTGCCGGGCAACGCGCACTTCTCCTTCCCCGGCTGCGAGGGGGACGCGCTGCTGCTCCTGCTGGACGCGCAGGGCATCGCCTGCTCGACCGGCTCGGCCTGCTCGGCCGGGGTGGCACAGCCCTCCCACGTGCTGTTGGCGATGGGCGCGGACGACGACCGGGCCCGCTCGTCACTACGGTTCTCCCTCGGCCACACCAGCACCACCGAGGACGTCGACGCGCTCATCGGCGCACTCCCGGGGGCCGTGGAACGGGCCCGGCGGGCGGCGGCACCGCGTACGCCCCGCTGA